Proteins encoded by one window of Lactobacillus paragasseri:
- a CDS encoding arsenate reductase family protein, with protein sequence MLKFYGYKRCSTSKKAQKWLDDHQVVYQYQDLVEKTPKQQDLLKWLTDFQDRGLRYFFNTSGQVYRQMHLKDQINKMTLEEAAKLLSQNGKLIKRPLVTDGKKLTCGFKEDIYEKTWL encoded by the coding sequence ATGCTTAAATTTTATGGTTATAAACGTTGTTCAACTTCTAAAAAAGCTCAAAAATGGCTTGATGATCATCAAGTTGTTTATCAATATCAAGACTTAGTAGAAAAAACACCTAAGCAACAAGATCTACTTAAATGGCTAACTGATTTTCAAGATCGCGGATTAAGATATTTTTTCAATACGTCTGGCCAAGTTTACCGCCAAATGCACTTAAAAGATCAAATAAACAAGATGACGCTTGAAGAAGCAGCAAAATTACTTTCACAAAACGGAAAATTAATTAAAAGACCCTTAGTTACTGACGGTAAAAAATTAACTTGCGGCTTTAAAGAAGACATATACGAAAAAACTTGGTTATAG
- a CDS encoding Asp23/Gls24 family envelope stress response protein, with translation MADNSTILLSSNDKGDETRVDLGVLEVILGIAARKVDGVSEMRGTLKTGINTLFGRSNQGKGVSLSVEDDKLTADVYAYLDYGVNVPKVCVELQKNLTLQLKQMTDLDLTQINVHVVGLVSETEETESEVKADTEALFPDDKEDEAKD, from the coding sequence ATGGCTGATAATTCAACGATTCTTTTATCAAGCAATGACAAAGGCGATGAAACCCGAGTTGATCTTGGTGTTTTAGAAGTTATTCTAGGAATTGCTGCCAGAAAAGTCGATGGCGTCAGCGAAATGCGTGGGACGCTGAAGACTGGCATTAATACTCTTTTTGGTCGTTCTAATCAAGGTAAAGGCGTTTCCTTAAGTGTTGAAGACGATAAGTTAACTGCTGATGTTTATGCTTATCTTGACTATGGCGTAAATGTGCCAAAAGTATGCGTCGAACTGCAGAAAAACTTGACTTTGCAATTGAAGCAAATGACGGATTTAGATTTAACTCAAATTAATGTTCATGTAGTTGGCCTAGTTTCAGAAACAGAAGAGACTGAATCTGAAGTGAAAGCTGACACAGAAGCACTTTTCCCAGATGATAAAGAGGACGAGGCTAAAGACTAA
- a CDS encoding polyprenyl synthetase family protein — MNLKDFQKIYTPQIDKFLEDHLASEVDNPIFSKIMSYSVMAGGKRLRPLLFLATLETLNYKISESELRIACGIELIHTYSLIHDDLPAMDNDDYRRGKLTSHKKWGEAEAILAGDALLPLGIQWITEGSNSAALAIIISQAVGPNGMVGGQYLDIDSTNNDLVKENVKVIDQMEWLKTGCLIEASVKMAAVYAGASTDQVDRLDNFSKQFGRSYQIYDDLVDVVETEQEAGKATHKDADEGKNNTLTLLGIEASRKQLLKMIKTGKEAVKIFKQPLLGDFFNLYQKVL; from the coding sequence ATGAATTTAAAAGATTTTCAAAAAATATATACACCTCAAATTGATAAATTTTTAGAGGATCACTTAGCAAGTGAAGTTGATAATCCAATTTTTAGTAAAATTATGTCATATTCAGTCATGGCTGGTGGTAAGAGATTACGACCGCTTCTTTTCTTAGCAACACTTGAAACATTAAACTATAAAATTAGTGAATCAGAATTAAGAATCGCATGCGGAATTGAATTAATACATACTTATTCACTAATTCATGATGATTTACCAGCAATGGACAATGATGATTATCGCCGCGGAAAGCTTACCTCTCATAAGAAATGGGGAGAGGCTGAAGCTATTTTAGCTGGGGATGCCTTGCTTCCATTAGGAATTCAATGGATTACAGAAGGTAGTAATTCAGCGGCCTTGGCTATTATAATCTCACAAGCTGTTGGTCCAAACGGAATGGTAGGAGGACAATATCTTGATATTGATTCAACTAATAATGATTTAGTTAAAGAAAACGTCAAAGTTATTGATCAAATGGAGTGGTTAAAGACAGGTTGCTTAATTGAAGCTAGTGTTAAAATGGCAGCTGTTTATGCTGGTGCAAGCACTGATCAAGTTGATCGCCTAGATAATTTTAGTAAACAGTTTGGTAGATCTTATCAAATTTATGATGATTTAGTTGACGTAGTTGAAACAGAGCAAGAAGCAGGTAAAGCTACGCACAAAGATGCAGATGAAGGTAAAAACAATACCTTAACTTTACTTGGAATTGAAGCTAGTCGTAAGCAGCTTTTAAAAATGATTAAAACGGGAAAAGAAGCTGTAAAAATCTTTAAGCAGCCTTTGTTAGGCGATTTTTTTAATTTATATCAGAAGGTATTATAG
- a CDS encoding TlyA family RNA methyltransferase, with the protein MAKKRADVLLFEQGLFNSRSQAQRAIMAGLVNDHNHQRIDKSGEKFPEGEIFHIKDDGKKYVSRGGFKLEKALQVFNINLKDKICLDIGASTGGFTDVALQNGAKLVYALDVGYNQLAWKLRDNPQVIVMEKQNFRYSKPADFTDGLPDFAMTDVSFISLDLIMPPMYEILKDQCDAVCLIKPQFEAGPENVGKHGIVHDHDVHANVIKHTMQMAQKIGFNILGVDYSPIKGGKGNIEFLIHLGKDLANPGQDLWQGNPADVVQRAVSGL; encoded by the coding sequence ATGGCTAAAAAGCGTGCAGATGTTTTATTATTTGAACAAGGCCTTTTTAATTCTCGCAGTCAAGCGCAACGAGCTATTATGGCGGGCTTAGTTAATGACCATAATCATCAAAGAATTGACAAAAGTGGTGAAAAATTTCCTGAAGGTGAGATTTTTCATATTAAAGATGATGGCAAAAAATATGTTTCTCGTGGTGGATTTAAATTAGAAAAGGCTTTGCAAGTATTTAATATTAACTTGAAAGATAAGATTTGTCTTGATATTGGTGCTTCAACGGGTGGATTTACTGATGTTGCCTTGCAAAATGGTGCTAAGTTAGTTTATGCCCTTGATGTTGGTTATAATCAACTTGCTTGGAAATTACGCGACAACCCGCAAGTTATAGTTATGGAGAAACAAAATTTCCGCTATAGTAAGCCTGCTGATTTTACTGATGGGCTTCCTGATTTTGCAATGACAGATGTGTCATTTATATCGTTAGATTTAATCATGCCGCCAATGTATGAAATTTTAAAAGATCAGTGTGATGCTGTTTGCTTAATTAAACCCCAATTTGAAGCTGGTCCTGAAAATGTTGGCAAACATGGAATTGTTCATGATCATGATGTTCATGCTAATGTCATTAAGCATACAATGCAAATGGCTCAAAAGATTGGATTTAATATTCTTGGAGTAGATTATTCACCAATTAAGGGTGGCAAGGGAAATATTGAGTTTTTGATCCATTTAGGTAAAGATTTAGCAAATCCTGGACAAGATTTGTGGCAAGGAAATCCAGCTGATGTGGTTCAACGTGCAGTTAGTGGCCTTTAG
- the efp gene encoding elongation factor P, with translation MTMISVNEFKNGLTIEYNNDLWRIVEFQHVKPGKGSAFVRSKLKSLRTGAVQEYTFRSTAKVNTADIQTKAMQYLYNDGTSFVFMDTTTYEQLEIPEAQVERESKFLKENMVVNVIMHDGETLGVDLPNTVDLEVAETEPNIKGDTSSGGGKPATMETGLVVNVPFFINQGDVLTINTADGTYVSRANK, from the coding sequence ATGACAATGATCTCAGTTAATGAATTTAAAAATGGATTAACTATTGAATATAACAACGATTTATGGCGTATTGTTGAATTCCAACATGTTAAGCCAGGTAAAGGTAGTGCTTTCGTTCGTTCAAAGCTTAAGAGCTTAAGAACTGGTGCAGTACAAGAATATACTTTCCGTTCAACTGCTAAAGTTAATACTGCTGACATTCAAACTAAAGCTATGCAATACTTATACAATGACGGTACAAGTTTTGTATTTATGGATACTACTACTTATGAACAACTTGAAATTCCAGAAGCTCAAGTTGAAAGAGAATCTAAGTTCTTAAAAGAAAACATGGTAGTTAATGTCATTATGCACGACGGTGAAACTTTAGGTGTTGACTTACCAAACACAGTTGATCTTGAAGTTGCTGAAACTGAACCTAACATTAAAGGCGATACTTCTTCTGGTGGTGGTAAGCCTGCAACTATGGAAACAGGTTTAGTAGTTAATGTTCCATTCTTTATTAATCAAGGTGATGTATTAACTATTAATACTGCTGATGGTACTTACGTTTCTCGTGCAAATAAATAA
- the rpmA gene encoding 50S ribosomal protein L27, translated as MMINNLEALKLFAHHKGGGSTANGRNSAGRRLGAKRADGQKINAGSIIFRQRGTKIHPGKNVGIGGDDTLFALTSGVVKFERLGRDRKQVSVYPVEEAK; from the coding sequence ATGATGATTAATAATCTTGAAGCACTTAAATTATTTGCCCACCACAAGGGTGGTGGTTCAACTGCTAACGGTCGTAACTCAGCTGGTCGTCGTTTAGGCGCAAAGCGTGCTGATGGTCAAAAGATCAACGCAGGTTCAATCATTTTTCGTCAACGCGGTACTAAGATCCACCCAGGTAAGAACGTTGGTATCGGTGGCGACGACACTTTGTTTGCTTTAACTAGTGGCGTTGTTAAATTCGAACGTTTGGGCAGAGATCGTAAACAAGTTTCTGTTTACCCAGTTGAAGAAGCAAAATAA
- the xseA gene encoding exodeoxyribonuclease VII large subunit produces the protein MADNPVYLSVSDLNFYISQKFKNDPYLHKVFLQGELSNFRFRMHSHQYFSLKDDKSKINVVMFRSFFEKLKFKPEEGMKVYVSGYVDVYGPQGSYQFYAQTMEPAGLGALYEQLRQLQEKLEKEGLFNEDHKKRLPLFPDRIAVVTSASGAVIHDIMVTANRRFPHAEIDLYPAKVQGDEAADTIVASLKQIQAQGDKYDVVIIGRGGGSLEDLWPFNEEKVVRQIYAMQMPVISSVGHETDTTLADLVADARAATPTAAAEYATPNLADVLTKIVQLRARLYAAMQANIRAKRQILDRLRNAPVLQEPTRIYDQQIQQVDMLTHRLNQAMSNQLQHDRSGVRLLQERLKALNPGRRLEQLERERTFIVANLFSTMTTYLKDQRNKLNRTMQQLDDISPLKTISRGYVYTTDQEGNTVTSVDKLEIDEKLKLHFKDGQVQVNVENIRREKDGNQEK, from the coding sequence ATGGCAGATAATCCAGTTTATCTTTCTGTGAGTGATTTAAATTTTTATATTTCACAAAAATTTAAAAATGATCCTTATCTACATAAGGTTTTTTTACAGGGAGAGTTATCTAATTTTAGATTCAGGATGCATTCCCATCAATATTTTTCATTAAAGGACGATAAGTCTAAAATTAACGTAGTTATGTTTCGCTCCTTTTTTGAAAAATTAAAGTTTAAGCCTGAAGAGGGAATGAAAGTTTATGTAAGTGGTTATGTGGATGTTTATGGTCCGCAAGGCTCATACCAGTTTTACGCTCAAACTATGGAACCAGCCGGGTTAGGTGCTCTTTATGAACAACTAAGACAGCTACAAGAAAAACTTGAAAAAGAAGGCTTATTTAATGAAGATCATAAAAAGCGTTTGCCACTGTTTCCAGATCGTATTGCAGTTGTAACTAGTGCCTCTGGGGCAGTTATTCACGATATTATGGTTACAGCTAACCGAAGGTTTCCGCATGCTGAAATTGATCTCTATCCAGCTAAAGTTCAAGGAGATGAAGCAGCTGATACTATTGTTGCTTCTCTAAAGCAGATTCAAGCGCAGGGCGATAAGTATGATGTAGTTATTATTGGACGCGGTGGAGGATCATTAGAGGATCTGTGGCCTTTTAACGAAGAAAAGGTTGTACGTCAAATTTACGCAATGCAAATGCCAGTTATCAGTTCTGTGGGACATGAAACTGATACTACTTTAGCTGACCTAGTTGCAGATGCTCGTGCAGCAACTCCGACAGCTGCTGCAGAATATGCAACGCCAAATTTAGCTGATGTATTAACTAAAATTGTACAATTACGCGCTCGGCTTTATGCAGCAATGCAGGCTAATATTCGTGCTAAACGTCAGATTTTAGATCGTCTGAGGAACGCTCCAGTTCTACAAGAGCCAACTAGAATTTATGATCAACAAATTCAACAAGTTGATATGCTTACTCATCGACTCAATCAAGCAATGTCTAACCAGCTTCAGCATGATCGTTCAGGTGTACGTTTGCTTCAGGAACGGTTAAAGGCGCTTAATCCTGGTCGAAGACTAGAACAGCTAGAACGTGAACGAACTTTTATAGTTGCTAATTTATTTTCAACAATGACAACTTATCTAAAAGATCAAAGAAATAAATTAAATCGAACCATGCAGCAGTTAGATGACATTAGCCCTTTGAAGACAATTAGTCGGGGCTACGTTTATACAACGGATCAGGAGGGAAATACAGTTACTTCTGTTGATAAGTTAGAAATTGATGAAAAATTAAAGTTACATTTCAAAGATGGTCAAGTACAAGTAAATGTAGAAAATATTCGGAGAGAAAAAGATGGCAACCAAGAAAAATAA
- the rplU gene encoding 50S ribosomal protein L21, with translation MYAVIKTGGKQYKVAKGDSVFVEKLEVKPGDEVTFDEVILVNDGKSTKIGTPVVEGAKVVAKVEKQGKEKKVVTFKYKPKKHSHTKYGHRQPYTKVTIESIEA, from the coding sequence ATGTACGCAGTTATTAAAACCGGTGGTAAGCAATACAAGGTTGCTAAGGGCGATAGCGTTTTTGTTGAAAAACTTGAAGTTAAGCCTGGCGACGAAGTAACTTTTGATGAAGTTATTCTTGTAAATGATGGTAAGTCAACTAAGATTGGTACTCCTGTAGTTGAAGGTGCTAAAGTTGTTGCTAAAGTTGAAAAGCAAGGCAAAGAAAAGAAAGTTGTTACTTTCAAATACAAGCCTAAGAAGCACTCACACACTAAGTACGGTCACCGTCAACCTTACACTAAGGTAACTATCGAAAGCATTGAAGCTTAA
- a CDS encoding bifunctional methylenetetrahydrofolate dehydrogenase/methenyltetrahydrofolate cyclohydrolase, with product MKKLLEGKTPANEITENLKKEIKNLKNDGINPTLCVIEVGDDPASKIYLRVKRNLAKKVGINEVGLHFPADTSQAELLGKIKELNQDPNINGIMVQLPVPPQINPRAIFETIAPEKDADGFSPLNLGRLWEGQSDIIPATVRSILTLIDYYGIKMAGKNTVIIGRSVIVGKPLAAVLLERDATVTIAHSKTNNLADLTRNADVIISDVGKAHLVTEDMVKDGAVLIDVGMNRENGKLMGDVDFDTVAPKAEAITPVPGGVGPLTVASLMKQAVILTRKQHGR from the coding sequence GTGAAAAAATTACTAGAAGGAAAAACTCCTGCAAATGAAATTACAGAAAATTTGAAAAAAGAAATAAAAAATTTAAAAAATGACGGAATAAATCCAACTTTATGCGTAATAGAAGTTGGAGACGATCCTGCAAGTAAAATTTATTTGCGAGTTAAAAGAAATTTAGCAAAAAAAGTAGGTATCAATGAAGTTGGATTGCATTTTCCAGCTGATACTTCTCAAGCTGAACTTCTAGGAAAGATTAAGGAACTTAATCAAGATCCAAATATTAATGGGATTATGGTTCAATTACCAGTTCCACCTCAAATTAATCCAAGAGCCATTTTTGAAACTATTGCTCCTGAAAAAGATGCTGATGGATTTTCTCCACTTAACTTAGGTCGTCTTTGGGAAGGACAGAGTGATATTATTCCAGCGACAGTTCGTAGTATTTTAACATTGATTGATTATTACGGAATTAAGATGGCCGGAAAGAACACAGTGATTATTGGTCGGAGCGTGATTGTTGGTAAGCCTTTGGCTGCAGTTTTACTTGAACGAGATGCAACTGTAACCATTGCTCATTCAAAGACTAATAATCTGGCAGACTTGACAAGAAACGCTGATGTAATCATTTCTGATGTAGGTAAAGCTCATTTAGTAACTGAAGATATGGTAAAAGACGGTGCAGTTTTGATTGATGTTGGGATGAACCGTGAAAATGGCAAATTAATGGGTGATGTAGATTTCGATACAGTAGCCCCTAAGGCTGAAGCAATTACACCGGTTCCTGGAGGAGTTGGTCCGTTGACAGTTGCTAGTTTAATGAAACAAGCAGTAATTTTAACGAGGAAGCAGCATGGCAGATAA
- the nusB gene encoding transcription antitermination factor NusB: MTQHEMRRIAMQAIYLANQGNLTDAEEVCQKALKALELKSFPDYSAEIVNGVLANKKELDEQLSKYLKKGWRLNRINEIDLAILEVALYEMQNSKAIEPVAALNEALNLCDEFSSKESKKFINGLLANFIKKD; encoded by the coding sequence ATGACACAGCATGAGATGAGAAGAATTGCAATGCAAGCAATTTATTTAGCTAACCAAGGAAATTTAACTGATGCGGAAGAAGTTTGTCAAAAAGCACTAAAAGCTTTAGAGTTAAAGAGCTTTCCGGATTATTCTGCAGAAATAGTAAATGGTGTCTTGGCTAATAAAAAAGAGCTTGATGAGCAATTAAGTAAATACTTAAAAAAGGGTTGGCGTCTTAATAGGATTAACGAAATTGACTTGGCCATCCTTGAAGTGGCTCTTTATGAAATGCAAAATAGTAAGGCAATTGAGCCAGTAGCTGCTTTAAATGAAGCGTTAAATTTATGTGATGAATTTAGCTCTAAAGAATCAAAAAAATTTATTAATGGTCTCTTGGCCAATTTCATTAAGAAAGACTAA
- a CDS encoding aminopeptidase P family protein, translating into MSSNQELLTLINNRIDKTTKLIKEEQADALIIFNQANYRFLTNFSGEEAELILTAEGDRVLLSDSRFKDQIRHQAPGEMKVVMQTMDVVKEIAKQLKQLDVKNVLVEGEFISATQFEALKEACPDLNFVLSAELVEKVRNVKDDLELATLQKAIDISVQSFKEILPLIKPGVSERAIGAKLDYLFKMNGGDGPSFETIIASGYRGSWAHGVASDKKIQQGELIVIDFGSFYHGYTADITRTVALGQVEPELKKIYYIVLEAQKRGIAAAIAGNTGKDIDQAARNYIKEQGYGEYFGHGIGHGIGLEVHELCTPAMPYGKEVMKNNMAITVEPGIYLPDRGGVRIEDDVLIKDDHPYVMSQLPKDELLIL; encoded by the coding sequence ATGTCTTCAAATCAAGAGTTGCTAACTTTAATTAATAATCGAATTGATAAAACTACTAAATTGATTAAAGAAGAACAAGCAGATGCTTTAATTATTTTTAATCAAGCAAATTATCGTTTCTTAACTAATTTTTCTGGTGAAGAAGCTGAGCTTATTTTGACTGCTGAAGGGGATCGTGTTTTGTTGTCTGATTCACGCTTTAAGGATCAAATTCGTCATCAAGCTCCTGGTGAAATGAAGGTCGTAATGCAGACAATGGATGTGGTAAAAGAAATTGCTAAGCAATTAAAACAATTAGATGTAAAAAATGTTTTAGTTGAAGGAGAATTTATTTCTGCAACTCAATTTGAAGCTTTGAAAGAGGCCTGTCCCGATCTTAATTTTGTCTTAAGTGCTGAATTGGTTGAAAAAGTTCGCAATGTAAAAGACGACTTAGAATTGGCTACTTTACAAAAAGCGATTGATATTTCTGTTCAAAGTTTTAAAGAGATCTTGCCTTTAATTAAACCAGGAGTTAGCGAAAGAGCCATCGGAGCTAAATTAGACTATTTGTTTAAAATGAATGGCGGAGATGGTCCTTCTTTTGAAACGATTATTGCTTCTGGATATCGTGGTAGCTGGGCACATGGCGTTGCTAGTGATAAAAAAATTCAACAAGGTGAATTGATTGTAATTGATTTTGGAAGCTTTTATCATGGTTACACTGCGGATATCACTAGAACAGTAGCTTTAGGACAAGTAGAACCAGAATTAAAAAAAATATACTATATTGTATTAGAAGCCCAAAAGCGCGGAATTGCTGCAGCAATTGCTGGAAATACTGGAAAAGATATCGATCAAGCTGCTAGAAACTATATTAAAGAGCAAGGCTATGGTGAATACTTCGGTCATGGGATTGGCCATGGAATTGGACTAGAAGTACACGAACTCTGTACGCCAGCAATGCCATATGGAAAAGAAGTTATGAAGAATAATATGGCAATTACTGTTGAGCCTGGGATTTATTTACCAGATCGCGGCGGTGTTAGAATTGAAGATGATGTGTTGATTAAGGACGATCATCCTTATGTAATGTCACAATTGCCAAAAGATGAGCTTTTAATTCTATAA
- a CDS encoding exodeoxyribonuclease VII small subunit: MATKKNNFEEQLNELQEIVNKLESGNVPLEDALNEFQAGVKLSRELEKKLNDAEQTVAKLVDKDGNEKTLDPQNASAPEEE; encoded by the coding sequence ATGGCAACCAAGAAAAATAATTTTGAAGAACAATTAAATGAATTACAAGAAATTGTCAATAAGCTTGAAAGTGGCAACGTTCCTCTTGAAGACGCTTTAAATGAATTTCAAGCTGGAGTTAAGTTGAGTCGTGAACTGGAAAAGAAACTTAATGATGCCGAGCAAACAGTTGCTAAGTTAGTTGATAAAGATGGAAACGAGAAGACGCTCGATCCCCAAAATGCGTCAGCTCCTGAGGAAGAATAA